Genomic DNA from Vespa velutina chromosome 6, iVesVel2.1, whole genome shotgun sequence:
gtataaatgtaggTATAGTTTAATCTAAAGATGGTCACACAAGGTAAGACGGGATAATTTTCTAGAGAGCTTGAAGTTCGTACTTACTACCGTGGTACGCTCTCTGTTATAGTAAGGTATAAGGGTCTATAATTCAGTATCGGTAGGGTCGAAGAGGCACGAGAGTCTCAGGTGCTGGCAAGTCGATTCGGTAGATACCTCGAGTGCACGTTGCGTCCGTTTGACGGACACGAGCCACGCCTATGGCCCGACGCAATGGCCCTATCAATTTTCGCCGCCCTCTAATTTGCCACCCTCTGTTCTCGGTCTACCtgtctccccctttctctatcGTACTGGCTCCTCGCTTCTTGATCTTGACGCTCGATACTTAAACCGTAACGAGACTCGATGACTACGTTCCATACTATTtcaatatacacacacacacacacacacacacacatacacacaaatatgcatatatgtacgtatttaaatgtatttaaatatgtaagcGTGTGAAACTAATTAGTCTGAGCTTGATTAGCAAaagttttttttgttctttttttttttctactcgtcCCAATGAAATGAATCTATAATCGTTACGTTagtatgatttttctttcgataagaTTTAGATATCATCGTGTACGATCGTTTTCATtgttatgaatttattaatgatgagaaaataaaaaaaagcgaaaaaaacaaaaaggaaaagaggataaagagaataaacaaaaaaggtTTCTAACTCCTCGAAGAAGACCGGGAAAAATTTAACGCTAGAAACGAATCGTGCCGGAAACAAGTGGATTCAACGACGCATATAAAAGCGCGTAATAACGAGCTTTTAATAAGGAACATAGCCGGATAATCGTAGGGCCGCACGGAAGACGTCAGGCTTACATTGCGGTTTACGTTGGCGTATGCTAATGATATGACTCAATTAGCGGCTTCCAAAAAGTTCTGCCaagggagaaaataaaagcacCGTGAAATTCAGCCCTGATTACAACTCGATAACTTCGTCTTTAATGATCTTTCAAGGTGGACGACGAAACACGCCCTTTTCATGGTCACCAATTCTTTTTCcctatttcattctttatctaaatatttctttcttattttttctcttcattttgtttctcCGTTTATTCCCACATTAGAACGTGACTTTTAtccaaatttatttgtatatttttgtgaAAACGTTACCTTCCaaattatatcgtaataggaaatattaacgatagagTAAGATATTCTCTTTTCGAAAGTTTTATTGATTGAAATTAAGATTTGTATGGGCGCCTAACCGGTACGATATCGGCTGATTATTTAGCCAATCgacaaaaattaatcgacTTCGATccaaaatatttccatttacgTTTGTTTCGTCGTGCGTTTTCGATCAATAAAAAGTAACtttaacgaaatatattatctttgtaaatatatacgtaaatgaaatggttgaaaaggaagaaaaaatggaaaaaaaagaaaataataataataaaaccaaaaagattatttactTGGTCGATgatgtacttacttacattGATGATCAAACCAAAGTGTCCTTTGATCGAAAGTGTCGGCGACGGGCGTGCGTATCGTAATCGTCAAAGTCAATTACGCTATCTAAATTATATAGTCCTTTTGTGGTCACGATGAGCACACACGCGTCACGAGTCGGAGGCACGCATCGAAGTCCGGATTTGGTGCGTacaagtacatatgtatatatatatatatatgtatatatgtatatatatacatatgtacgtaggaCATGCACATGGTCGACCGGCTCGACAAGCGCGTTAATAATGCAGCCTTGTCATTTTGCGTGAGAGCGATCACGTAAATTGCTCGAACTCATGGATTTTCGAGtcattatatctatatatttcgataaaaatatatatacgtatatatacacacacatatatatatatatatatatatatatatatatatttatttattttacatctgATTATCGATGCGAACTCAAAATAGGGTCTATATAATTCGGCTACCTAgatgtgtatgtaaatataatagacgTGCGTCACATATTTGAAtcgtatcattttatttaataatacaattcgtATTTAAATATCTCTAATTGTGTGAagcgttcatatatatatatgtatatatattaaaaggagTCGTACGTTGTTCGTATGAAGGAATTGATGAATTTTAccgtttgaaattttcttttctgttttattttttttttttttttctttttttctctttgaatccgatattcgattcgattcgatatgTTTGACAATCGATTTAGTCAAGCCGACGAGAAAGAATATGAGCGTGGTATAGTCGTAGCAACAtcatgaggaaaaaaaagaaaggtttaCGAGCGGTCACCTCcctctcatttctctctctctctctctctctctctctctttctctctggcgCAAATAGCCGGACTTAACGATCGGTAATCGGTTTCTCGCGGCACGGTCGTTAGGACTCGCGCGGGCTCTAGGACGTCCAGGCAAAAAGTTTAATgactagaaaaagaaaagaagaaagaaaaggattggCATTAACGATCGGCGCTTTGCCCTTGCCGTACTCGTCTTTTTCCGTAGCGGCCGAAAGACGCTTCGTCGAAGGTCGTCCACACGAAACGCACGcgttaaaagaaagatatagatatagaaagagagagagagagagagagagagagagaaaaaagagagaaaaattatgtatgtacgatgtTGAAGAATATCGTGAGTCAGCCTTTAAGAATGATGTTTCGTTATTCGATATATCGCACGGAGAAACGGAAGTGAtcaaattgtataattaacgCGCGCGAGTCAGTATACGATCGACGAATGCATGGGACGTTTTGATAACGTGACTAAAACAGATTTCATATTATCCATTAATTTTCGATTCATTTATCATCCTATCTTTCGCAGCTAACAAGAAATTTCTCGTTACTTACTTAccgtatttatttaatttttttcttttttcttttttcttttttttcttttcttttatgttttcttttttttttttttttcgataccACCAACTAATCCTACGTAGGCTTCCTACGTGTAATCGTCGTTTGATCGAGGATATAAGGTCGAAGGAATCAAGAGAAATGAAAActgataattaagatatatacAGTTCAATATATATGCCTATATTGACTGCCTGTCTAAGTACATTGAATAAGGAATTCGAATTCCAGAGATATTTAGCAATTATAGACGTAAGTTTACGTGGTGAGATGATGGTGTCTCTACAAGTGTAATTTCACGATCTCGCACGCTTTCACTCTATTCGCTATCTCGCAGCACTCTCTTAGATCCCCTCCATATAAGTCACCCCTTCTCCCCTCTTTCCATCCCTCGCCCCAACTTCGTCCCACCCCATCACACCTTCAAaccctttctctcgttctctcgcaGTCCCTTGCTAAtaatacacgcatatacatcTAGATAACatcaaaataaatctatatctCGACAATAGCAATAGTTCTGATCGGGATTATGTACACACGATGTCTCGGTTTAAAACGCATTTAACGTATCACTCGCTCGTTCACTCGCTCGCATGCTCGCACACTCGTTCCacattctttttatctgtatttctttttttttttttttatttcactcaCGCATACATGCACGCACTCATACGCACGTTCGATTCATCGCTCTTTACTACTTCTTTCATCGttcatttacatacatacaattaattgttataattaacatAACGCGCGCCTCTACGATACGTATCTATCGTTTTTTAcgtatcatcattatcatcatcatcatcattatcatcatcattatcatcatcatcatcatcattatcatcatcatcatcatcgtcatcatcattatcatcatcatcatcatcatcatcattataatcatcattatcattataattatcatcattatcatgatcatcatcatgaatattatcatcattttcatcatcatcatcgtcatcgtcatcgtcattatcattatcatcatcatcatcatcattatcatcatcttcgtcgtcgtcgtcgctgtcatcgtcgtcgtcgtcatcgtcgttgtcatttCATCGAATCACAAGTCTTTGCACGAaactttgtttttaatatttatttccatcGGAGAAAATTCGGTAGCTCCATCAGAGACGTCAGataatttcttcgttttttttttcgtttctttctttctttctttctttctttcttttttttttcttttttacgatcgttaaattttttcgCCTCGTTTACTACTTTGGCATTCGGAATCGCATGAAACTGcttcgaagaagagaaagaacttCGAGTTTGACGTCAGACGGCTAGCGTTAgcgcacgtacatacatatgtacatacatatatatgtacttacacgTTTCTCTTGTACGAGTTGGTATCAACGAGTCGTGAGAAAAATTTCGACGAATCCTCGGCTCCTTCCGATGAAATCGTTCAAGCGAAGGAAAAACCATCTCGTCTGCCTTTTCCTTGACTAGGGGATGTTGTCTTGAATCGAAGCTGTTTCACTCGAATCtccatcgatatatatatatataacatatatatatatacatatatatatatatatatatatatatatatatatgtataatttatatacaaataagatCGACGATCGATCGGCCAAAGGTATTCGATTTACCAAGGCCTCCACATGCTCTCTTCATCCTTAACGGCCTGTTGACCGAGCTGCGATGGGGATGGCATTCCAACAGCGATTTCACTACCCGCATGACTAGAGGGTCTCTCCTCGTGAACAATCGCACCGTCGGTTGTCGTTCGCGAAGGTGGTatctgctgttgttgctgttgctgttgatgTTCGACACCCGGTATACCGTGAATAGAGGTCCTCGAGCCTGTCTTCAATTTCTTCGAATTGGTAGTAAAGTCAAGAGGCTGTTCAGGTTGATCTTGCATTCGAGGGCTCTTACTAGGTTTCACACCAGTCGCGGTTTCCTGCCAATCCTGCATCTCTTCGTGAGGTCTTTTGGCTAGTTTATCCGTTGCCTTGAGCAAGGACATGTTGGTAGCTGCCCAAATTGCAGTTGGTGGATTCGGTCCGATACTGATGCCGTTCGCCGCAGCCGCTGCAGCGAGTTGGACGTAGTGACTAGGTAGAAGGAAAACTACCTGGCCATCAGGTAGTCTTGAAGGTATCACCTGAACGACCGACAGCATATTCGGATTTTGCTGTGACGTTGAGGCTTGATCGACCGGTATACCGGAAGGGTGATGGGGATCCAGACCAGCTGGATTTACTTGACTGAATGCCGACGTCGGTCTGCTACTGTTGTTGTTCTCGTCTCCGGCCGTCGTGCTACTATCCGGCCTGGCTGTCTCCATCTCCGGTATCTCGGACTTTATCAGACCAGCTGGGTTCAAGGCCGTACTGCAATGAGGCGTCGGTGGCACGTGGTGATCCAAAGGACCAGGACTCGTAGCTCCGGTCACACGATCCGTCACGCTACCCGGACTGCTACCCAATCCGCTGTCAGGTCTCGATCCAAGATCTAGATCAAGCTCGGACACGCAACTGTCCAGATGACGAAGTAACCTCTGCTTCACTGCCGGGTCCATCGGCGTCGTATTGCCCGTAATGATGTCTGGGGCATCGAGATATCGACTCACCTGAAACATGATCAATGCGGAACATGTAAGATGACGGAACAAATGGATTACTACGTCCTGTAAAATCAGTTCATTATATTGACCATGGTATTGTTCGAATGATTTTCTTCGGAGAAGAATCGACGTGGCATCGGAACGTTAACGTTTTAATACGAATTCCACGGTAGATTGCTTGCTATATTATTGTCGGGAGTACGGCGTAATTGAATATTTCGCCGACTGCTCTTTAATCCCTGATTCGTGAGCGCGTGTTAACGGCGGTGGGCCGCGACCAGCCACGAGATTAGTCGTTACTCGATATTTTCGCGGCCgcttgtaatttatttaatagtcGTAACGATAACACACACCCgtcgcgataaaaaaaagtctcTTGTTAATTACGTGGCTATACGTTTCTATTCGAAGAGATGCAAAATATACCGATCGGtcttcgatttttatatataattttctctttacattTACTCTTTTCCGAATCGAAAGGTACTTGgaaaactttattaattttaattttctaaaaacgtgaatctttctttttttctttttctttttctttttctttaaatcaaTCACATTGTAGAAAAATACGTGACGtttgtaattataaacatCACGGTAGCAAAGATCGATTCCCCCCTTAATCGGAACACGACGTTCAGAATTGGTGATCCGCCTCCAACTTTAACCCACGCgcgatatatattaaaacgtgGGGTGttcgagcgcgcgcgcgcgcgcgcacccGCGTCACGTTCGCGTGTGGGTGCGTGCTGGGGCCGCGAGTTTTGCTGACGGCTAAAATATCGACTCACGCGCGCACAGCACGTTCGACTAAACTTCTACGGGCTCGTTTCGAGACGTTGCCTGGCTCTCTACGATCCCGAGCTTTTATGGTTCGCTAGTTCAAAATAAAGCAATAACCGAATCCGGTGTTGGAGAAGTTTGCGCGTTCTGGAGTACTTCTAGACTACTGCCACGTTCGTTCCGATCTGGTTtgttaagagaaagaaggaaaaaaaaacaaaaaagaaaaaaaaagagagagagagagagaaaagaaagggagaaaaaagaaaaaagaaagaaagaaaagagaaaaagagttcGCACACGAAGTGTgctcttttaataaatttaccgTGAAAACGAGCTGTCGACAATTgagaataaatgatttatatttaatgttctATCAATGCTGCACATTTTCtatgtttgttttgtttttttgtttcttcataTTACatctattcatatttatatcgtaggagaactttattgttataatttcttttttatcttattattattattattatcattattattattattattattattattattattattacttcgttataatttattgatttttaataataaaaaaaaaaaaaaaaagagaaaagaaaaaagaaaatgaagtatGTAAAATAGTACGCTCGTCGATAATTCAGTTCGataatttttgttcatttaaaaattgcgCCTAACTAGGAAACGTGGATCTTTTGTCATTGATATAGAAACGCGATTGGAACCGGAGAGAAACAAAACGGAATCGGAGTGGAACGGAAATGGACCAATGGACAAAAGCGTATGGCGTCATATCTCATCGCTTCACTGTTCGCTTTACGAGCCCGTAAAGTTTGCTTCAAGAAGAGCCTTCTTCGTGGCTCTGTACCCTCTTATTCTCGAGCACACCGAGACGTGACTTTGCTTGAAAGTTTGCcccttcgtcgtcgtcgtcgtcatcgtggCGTCGTTCCATCGTccatctcctttctctctctctctctctctctctctctctctctctctctctctttctctctctcactcattctttttcgctctctcttcACTTTCCGAAAGTGCCGTATGAACGCGTTCGTAGAAAACTTTTCACCTACTTGGATCACACCGGTAAGAAAAACTaaagatactttttcttttataaatcctctgatcaattaaaaaagaataaaaaaaaggaagaaaaagaaaaaacctatcgaataatatttaagaataaaattgtcctgattatatcatataagtGATTCTCaatttctacttttctctcgaatttttcgtatatttttattattgttataaacacgttgatacacacacacacacacacacacacatatcatatatcattttaatcttagatatagatataattgttaagataaaataattcatttattgccagaattttaatattttaaattgtgAATAACTAAAAAGTGAGTgcaatggtttttttttttttttctttagttacAAGAATGGCCAATGAATGACGTGTGGTTGGTACGATATTacgattatcgaaattattgcTTTCGATTATCGAAATCATTAACAGTAATTATAGATTGCAGTGGATAGCtaaaagtatatatctattacgTAAATTCTggtgataatatttattgtatattttgcCTTGACTCCGTGTCTTCTTTTCTGTATACATACTGTATCCGGATATTTAGGTATCTGAGGTAAACAACATAAAATTTTGATCTCCGCGTGATCTGCTTTCTCGATCAGTAGAAATTTAGCAACACTCGAGGACGCATCGtataaaaaggacaaagacGATACGATATTACTTTTCGCTTtacaagaaaatttcatttatagatattaattttatgtatCGTTGGTTTTCaagatatcttttaaatatgcttagctttattatttcttcaaaattaaATCGGATAATCGTCGAATTACGAGaataagtgagaaagagagagtgagagtaagagagtgagagagtgagagagtgagagagtgagagagtgagagagtgattttctttttgaatttataatatttagcgtgtgacgatatatttttttaatacatatgtatcgaACACTTATGTATTCCTAGATATgatatgtaaataatgtataattttattttattactaattaTGTTAAAGGAATACACATGGAGACGTGagaaacgttttatttttaaggaaAGAATGTTATATAATCCAGGAgtcgtataatataaataatcaacgACAGATGGCGCATCGATAGAAGAATTAGTTTCGATCGTAATAAATCACGTTCGGTGATGTTATCCGtagaataattcttttattttatcaattgtcGTTGATCATAGTTTCTTGAAGATCTTCAATTAGTGTTcaatcaaatagaaaaatagataaaattcaAGGGACAATATTGACGAAGAGAatcaatgtgtatatatatgttttttttttatatgcataaAGTGTTACGCGTTTTGTAACTTAGGTTAGCTTTGTTATAAAGTAAGGTTaggtttgttaaaaaatacgCTACAAATGCGTACACCTgtttgtatagaaaaaaatacgtaCTTACGATCTTTAcatcgtttctatttttctttttcttttttttttgttacatcaCTAGTGCATACGTCCTGGTATTACTACTCCTTCGTGCTATACGTGACAAGGAATACAGAAGAATCATTTGTATGGTGATCAAGAGCAACATATTTTCTCGATTTAATGACGCTTTGCTAATAATGGCTCTCATCGATATAGAACAAACCGTATGTTGGGTGAGTACAAAcgataacaagaatatatatttcttaaaactttctttctatttatcgatcttattattatcattaatttttgaactaaaaatattcatattatatatatgtatgtctaattgtatatacatacatatagattaCAATACCGTGTATATGCCATTTAAgactaattatttataaattttatatcgtacGAACGGTGCCAGATGAATTGTAAAATAtgtctaaaaaattttatttcatttattactattatttattttttaccattataactatatatatagaatactatatatatacatatatatatatatatatatatactttttatataataattatatatagatttatataatttaagagctatttaaatatttcatgttcgacgaataaataaattgaaacttATTTACGCTAAACCAGTCTacaatataacaataacataCGGGGCATTTCGAAATTCTTATTAGAAATTCTTATTAGAAATTCTTAGGTCTTATATAGAAAGGGGACAGAGTAAATAAAGTTTTGTATAAGAATCTATATTTGAGCGTCCATTTTCTCAAGGATTTATGTATAAATCTTCACAGAACGAAAaggttaaatatttttaatcgtcgtttatatagaattatcgTGTACATGAGCGACCGTTGATCACGAAAGTGTGATCTAAGttacaaaattaacaataatagtaataataataattaaaaaaaaaaaaaaaacagtttaTTACGTAATGCGTATGGCAatgatttactttttttttctattcttttcttctttttttttccttttttttttaatttgattgcACTTATATCGTACTTTCATAACAATTGATtcaattatagaaaataagaaataaataaataaataaataaagaattaaaacaaaaaatatatatatatatatatatatatataaaagcaaaaaaaaggggatggaaagaagaagaaaaaagaaaaaaaatacatggaAATTAAGAGAGCaggaaatagaaaggaaggaagcatTAAATTTTCACGCAGTCGATCGTTCGTCCATCCGTCCGTTCGTCCGTCCATCCGTCTGTCCATCCaactaaccaaccaaccaaccaaccaaccaaccaaccaaccaaccgtCCATCCGTCCATCCATCCGTCCGTTCATCCATCGGTTTGTTCGTTTCGCCGCAGCAACGTTCGcgcgtttattttcttccacTCGCGATTTACGGCCGTAGCCGTCGGTGCTTCTTAATCGCGACGCAGCGTCAGCCACGCTCGTAGTTTTGCGATAACCGACGCCACCAGTAATCTCGCTTACATGCGAGAAGCGACGGTGGAGATGGTGGCGGAGGTGGTGGCGGAGATGGTGGCGGAGGTGGTGGCGGAGGTGGTGGCAACAGTAACAGCAACAACGGCACCAGTACCAGTACCAGTGCCAGCAGCCGAAAGGAGTTCGAACGAtcgtctgtctttctctctttctcgttacgagcatatatatgtgcatgtacgtatacatatatatatatatatatatgtatatatacgtagtacGTACTTAACAGTGGAGAACAACCAAGAATCGCTTGCACGTTCGCGCATCGtttcaacaaaaagaaacgagactTCTTTTAACTGATCATTTTACTcacccattttctttttctcttttttcattttttttttcttttcttatcttttcttttttactttgtagTTTTTTAACATCGAAACCTTTATTTCTATAGTGGTATGTAAACATTCTCCCGTTCATACTCGAAAATACAATGGATGAAAccagagattttttttttttttttttttttttgaagatctGTGCGAACGTCacagactatatatatatgcatatatgtcaAGCCTTTTCTATTTCGATTGGAGAAGGTCTATCAGGTATCCAGGTGATTACACTTAACAAAATGAATCGAGGGTTTgctttatgtatgtatgtgtatatatatatagcctcGATTTTTATGttcgaaaatattctattctCTAAACATCCCTTTCCATAGccttatgtatttttattaccactccgtatacatatgcatatatattacgtatataggTAGACATGAACTAGCCAACTTTCagtttgatttaatttaattaaatttaattaaatttaatttaatttttcttttttatttatttattatttatttatttatttatttatttatttatgcacaAGCACTCGGGAGCCTTTCTGAACGTTTTCTCGTGCGTTATGTAAAGCATCATTAGTCGAGTTTGCTTGCACGAACGTCGTCCATCCTGTCTCGAACGATTGCGATAATCGTtgcgattctctctctctctctctctcctctttcctctccttctccctctctttctcctctttcctctccttctccctcttcctctccctctctgctTTTATATACTTCCCCCATTTCCGCATttccagtctctctctctctctctctctttctctctgtctctctctctctctctctctctctttctctctgtctctctctctctctctctctctctttatctctctctctctctctctctctctctctttctcttt
This window encodes:
- the LOC124949949 gene encoding protein hairy isoform X1; protein product: MTARLHSLRHQEKKSVGNSHRQQHHQQSQHQQQAVHQGPSPAPSPSPSLSPSPKHSDGRRANKPLMEKRRRARINQSLAALKALILDSARLENTKHSKLEKADILELTVRHLQRQRSLAQPGLSRYKAGYQDCSREVSRYLDAPDIITGNTTPMDPAVKQRLLRHLDSCVSELDLDLGSRPDSGLGSSPGSVTDRVTGATSPGPLDHHVPPTPHCSTALNPAGLIKSEIPEMETARPDSSTTAGDENNNSSRPTSAFSQVNPAGLDPHHPSGIPVDQASTSQQNPNMLSVVQVIPSRLPDGQVVFLLPSHYVQLAAAAAANGISIGPNPPTAIWAATNMSLLKATDKLAKRPHEEMQDWQETATGVKPSKSPRMQDQPEQPLDFTTNSKKLKTGSRTSIHGIPGVEHQQQQQQQQIPPSRTTTDGAIVHEERPSSHAGSEIAVGMPSPSQLGQQAVKDEESMWRPW
- the LOC124949949 gene encoding uncharacterized protein LOC124949949 isoform X2, coding for MTARLHSLRHQEKKSVGNSHRQQHHQQSQHQQQAVHQGPSPAPSPSPSLSPSPKHSDGRRVSRYLDAPDIITGNTTPMDPAVKQRLLRHLDSCVSELDLDLGSRPDSGLGSSPGSVTDRVTGATSPGPLDHHVPPTPHCSTALNPAGLIKSEIPEMETARPDSSTTAGDENNNSSRPTSAFSQVNPAGLDPHHPSGIPVDQASTSQQNPNMLSVVQVIPSRLPDGQVVFLLPSHYVQLAAAAAANGISIGPNPPTAIWAATNMSLLKATDKLAKRPHEEMQDWQETATGVKPSKSPRMQDQPEQPLDFTTNSKKLKTGSRTSIHGIPGVEHQQQQQQQQIPPSRTTTDGAIVHEERPSSHAGSEIAVGMPSPSQLGQQAVKDEESMWRPW